The genomic interval GTTCCGAAATACTTCCCCATGTTTGTCCCTCATTTCCTTCCTTGTGCACACAACAGCTTATGTCTACCTTTGCTTGTTCGTGATTTCTACTGTGACCTTCTTGGGTGCGCTTTCTGATGGCTTGATGTAATCGGATTGGTTGAAGATATAGTTCAACGCAATCTCGTACACTCCAGCCGGCATATTGCTGACATCGGCTACAACTTGCAGGTCTTCTGGTCTCAACTGACCCAATATCTGAGCCGCCCCTACGGCATCAAAGTCAATCGTAGACATTTCCTGACCATCCGTCGATAGCACCTTGGCTTGCAAGTTTTCTGATAGCCCGCTGATGCGGATCGGAATCTTTTCCAAACGCTTGGTCGTAGAAGGCACGACCTTTAGTGACACTTTTAAATACTCCGGTTCTACCTTCACGATATTATCCATTACCGGTATTTTTAGCTCTAACAGACGATCTGATGTAATGTTGCTAAGATCAATTTCCGGGCCTGGGTACGTGGTCGCTTTCATAGCGTCTATCACTTCTTTCGGCCCAAACACCGTCACTTCATCCACATTCATATCCACACTAGCCAAACTATAGCCATTTGGCATTTCATTCGTCAAGTTTAATTTGACAGGTACCTTGATGAACGGGCTTGTGACAGGAATGTTCACTTCAACCGTAAGTGGAACGACGTCAGCTCCCTGAATCACATTCCCCGACTTGTCCACTACTTTGAGAGGAACGGTGGTCTTTATGGCCGAAGTGGCTCCTTCCAGATCGACAGATGCTTTTACAGCAGCCACTTTGTCTACCTGGCTCTCCGGAACGCGTACAAGCGCACGGAACGGCTTCACAATCGGCTCCCCAGCTGTATATCCAGGTGCGACTACCCCCAGCATCTCCACGTTTACTTCTCGTTCTACCGTCTTTTTCTCTTCCAGGGTAATTTCCACGATGTTTGGGATAATCCCTACTTTCACTTCATCAGGAAAGCCCTTGTACTGAACAGGGACCTTATGCGTACCTTTGCCCAGTCCCGTCGCATCTACGTAGACCTCCCACGAATCCGCAGGGAAGAAATTATGTCGGTAAAACGGGTTGTTACTCTCCAACGCCACCTTGACCGTTCGCTGCTGCTTGACTACCTGAAAACGGTCTGTATCGTATTTCACATGCAAATTGACACCATCAATAAATACTGGCTGACTTGCTTCGGGAGTCGTCGTCTGCTCGGTCTCCAGATTGACGACCATCCACATCATGACTGCCAAAAGTAGCGCAACTGCGCGAGCAAACCAATGACTATTTAACCATTTATCCATGTTTTCGCCTCCATTGCCAACGACTTCCCATGGATTTGCCCTTCGACAGAGGCTGGAGCTGATCAGTCAGGATCTCTGCCAACTGCTCCTCCGTCAGGTTGCGGTTCATCGTGCCATGTGCGGCAAAAGACACCTGCCCAGTCTCCTCCGAGACGATAATGGACATCCCATCAGAGACCTCGCTGACACCGATTGCGGCACGGTGGCGCGTTCCCAACTCCTTGGAGATCGAGTTGTTTTCGGACAGCGGTAAATAACAGGCAGCAGCCAAAATAACGTCTTTACGCATAATGACTGCCCCGTCGTGCAAGGGCGTGTTTGGGATGAAAATATTGATCAACAGCTCAGAACTAACCCGACCATTGATCGCGATACCTGTTTCCACGTAATCATTCAAGCCCGTCTCACGCTCAATGACGATCAGAGCCCCAATACGCCGCTTGGCCATATACGTGACCGATTTGCATACTTCTTGCACCAGACGACTGACCATATCGTCATCCTGAATGGTGCTGGAACGGGAAAAAAGCTTGCCCCGCCCCAATTGTTCGAGGGCACGCCGCAATTCTGGCTGAAAGATAATGACGACGGCCAGTACCCCAAAGGTAAAGGCTTGTGACATCAACCAGTGCAACGTCGTGAGCTGAAAATATTTGCTGAGGAGCCAGGTGATCACGATGACCATGATCCCCTTCAACAATTGTACTGCGCGCGTCCCACGAATGAGCATAATTATTTTATAAATCACGTATGTAACGAGTAAAATGTCCGTTCCATACCGAAGTAAATCCCCGTAGTCCAACGATATCATAACGAAGCCCCCATATCTCGCTCCATCTCAATGAAGTCAGTCTATCTCCTGTGGAAAAAGCACGGCTCCGCTGCCGTGCTGTAGATAGCTGTACTCTCTATTTTCTCTTATGGCAAGACTGGAAGCAAGTCATTTCCAATATTTTTCACTTCATACCAGATCCAATCTACGATGGCTTCGATGGATTCTGTGTTTCCAGCCACTTGGGCCGTAGATGCGACGAACACTTTTCCTTCGATCGCGACCACATTTCCTTTTACCTGACCTTGCACTTCTACGTTTCCGTTTCGCACGACCAAATCACCATCAATGCTGGTTCCAGCCGGTACGACGACCACATTTCGTTCACGGTCGATTTTTAGTTTATCCATGTTGGCGGAGGAAACTTGCAAGATGTTATCCCGATCGAACCAGTTGGCACACAAGCTGCCCGTCATCAGAAAGAGAAAGACAGCCGCTGCTGTGAGGAACGGGTGTCTCCGCAGCCAACCCGAAAACAAATTCTTTTTGGTCTCTGCAGGCAATTGTGCAAGTACACGCGCCGTAAAATCAGAGGAGACATGAATATGCGAAGCACTCTGCACAAAGGCGATGGCCCGCTGCAATTCATGCATGTGCTGGCGGCAGCTCACACAGGTTCTCATATGTGTTTGCAAATGCTGATTGGTTAGCTCGTCAGTGTCCCCATCCAGAAATTCATGAATGAGGATAATCATATCCCGGCATTCCATCTTGATTTTCTCCTTTCTCACATCAATCGCAACTTGCTGCGTAAAGCTTCTCTTCCCCGGTGAATTCGCGTTTTGATTGTCGTCACAGGCAATTTCACAATATCGCTAATTTCCTGCAATGACAGGTCTTCGATATAGCGCAAGATCATAATGGATCGGTACTTTGGTTGCAAATGAGACAATGCGTCCTGTACGGTCTCCTGTAGCTCCTGCGTCACTAATTTATCCTCCGGCGTACGCTCATTTGATGACAAGCGTGAGTACCAGTCCATGCCTTGCCCTGGCTCTGTTTCTTCGTCCAATGAAAAATCCGGCCGTTTCTTTCGGCCACGGTCGATGCATAAATTGGTCGCGATACGGTAGATCCAGGTGGAGAACTTGTAGCCTTCATCGTACGTATGCAAATTGGCGTATACCCGCAGAAACGTCTCCTGCGCGATATCTTCCGCATCCTGGCGATTTCCCACCATACGATACGCTAGCTGGAATATCTTATCCTTATAAATCTCGATCAACTCGGCAAAGGCTTCGCGATCTCCACGCTTTGCTCGTTGAGTCAACCGCTTCTCTACAAAATCCATGCGATCCTCCCCACAATACCGTAATCCTATATACGGATGATACTGCAAATGGTTTCGTATCTTTTCGTGTTTGTGCAGGTAATTTGTTGGGAAATACAGGAATAAGCGTAACTTTACCCTCTATATATTAGTGATGGTAGCTCTTTTATCCTAACGCTGTAAAGGAGAGTGGGACAAATGTCAAAAAATGATGTTCTCCTCCAGATCGAAAGACTGCGAAAAGAACTAAACGAACAGTATAAGACACAGGCTTCCATCACTCCCGAGTTGGTGGAGCTAAGTGTAAGACTCGACCATCTCCTAAATAAACTGCATCTCCATCCTTAGAATGTACTGTTTTCTTCCAACAATGTAAAGACACGGAAATGCGAAAAAGAGAGGCGCACAGTGGCCTCTCTTTTTGTTATGGTTTTACCTTTTGATTAAAGTAATTTATCTCCAAAGGCAGAGCTCATCAGAGCAACTGCTACACGTGCTGTATGATTTTCGCTATCCAGAATCGGGTTCACTTCGACAAACTCCGCTGAACAGAGAATATCTGCATCTGCCAGCATTTCCAAGGACACGTGCCCTTCGCGGTACGAAATTCCTCCGATGACTGGTGTACCCACCCCTGGTGCATCATGTGGATCAAGGCCATCCAGGTCAAGGCTCAGATGCACACCATCCGTATTCTTAGAAACATGGGCAATTGCTTCTTCCATAACACGCGCCATGCCTAGTTTATCAATTTCATGCATGGTGAAAACTTTCATACCGATGTGTTTGATGAGTTCTCTCTCTCCGCCATCCAGATCGCGTGCGCCGATGATCACAACATTTTCAGGCTTCAGCTTCGGTGCAAAGCCTCCGATGTTCACCAAGCGATCATGTCCGTAGCCCAAGCTTGCTGCCAGTGGCATTCCGTGAATATTGCCGGATGGAGAAGTCTCTCCCGTATTCAAGTCGCCGTGAGCGTCAAACCAGATCACGCCCAAATTCTTTACGTGCTTGGCTACGCCTGCTACTGTACCCAGTGCAATACTGTGGTCGCCTCCCAACACTAGCGGAAAACGGCCCTCCTGCATGATATCGCTTACAACCTCGGCCAGCTTGGCATTCGCCTCTACGACTTCATCTAGATATTTATGATTTTCCGTCTCAGTAAAATGATGAGGACGTGTAACCGGAATATCTCCCCGATCCTGGATGTTCATGCCCATCTTTTCCAAACGGGCAACCACTCCCGCGTAGCGAATGGCGCTCGGCCCCATATCTACTCCGCGACGGTCCGCACCTAGATCCATTGGTACTCCGACAATGCTAATGTTTTTGTTCATAACCGTGCCCCCTTCCCTCAGCTCAAACCTAACTTCAACAGTTCTATTGTAGCCTCGAAAAGAGAATTGACTCAACTCGACAGGATCTTGCATAAATAACCTATTCCGGAGGGTTTTGGAACGCAACAAAAAACGAGCAGCCTGTAAC from Brevibacillus choshinensis carries:
- the sigW gene encoding RNA polymerase sigma factor SigW, producing the protein MDFVEKRLTQRAKRGDREAFAELIEIYKDKIFQLAYRMVGNRQDAEDIAQETFLRVYANLHTYDEGYKFSTWIYRIATNLCIDRGRKKRPDFSLDEETEPGQGMDWYSRLSSNERTPEDKLVTQELQETVQDALSHLQPKYRSIMILRYIEDLSLQEISDIVKLPVTTIKTRIHRGREALRSKLRLM
- the rocF gene encoding arginase; protein product: MNKNISIVGVPMDLGADRRGVDMGPSAIRYAGVVARLEKMGMNIQDRGDIPVTRPHHFTETENHKYLDEVVEANAKLAEVVSDIMQEGRFPLVLGGDHSIALGTVAGVAKHVKNLGVIWFDAHGDLNTGETSPSGNIHGMPLAASLGYGHDRLVNIGGFAPKLKPENVVIIGARDLDGGERELIKHIGMKVFTMHEIDKLGMARVMEEAIAHVSKNTDGVHLSLDLDGLDPHDAPGVGTPVIGGISYREGHVSLEMLADADILCSAEFVEVNPILDSENHTARVAVALMSSAFGDKLL
- a CDS encoding zf-HC2 domain-containing protein, whose protein sequence is MECRDMIILIHEFLDGDTDELTNQHLQTHMRTCVSCRQHMHELQRAIAFVQSASHIHVSSDFTARVLAQLPAETKKNLFSGWLRRHPFLTAAAVFLFLMTGSLCANWFDRDNILQVSSANMDKLKIDRERNVVVVPAGTSIDGDLVVRNGNVEVQGQVKGNVVAIEGKVFVASTAQVAGNTESIEAIVDWIWYEVKNIGNDLLPVLP
- the cdaA gene encoding diadenylate cyclase CdaA; its protein translation is MISLDYGDLLRYGTDILLVTYVIYKIIMLIRGTRAVQLLKGIMVIVITWLLSKYFQLTTLHWLMSQAFTFGVLAVVIIFQPELRRALEQLGRGKLFSRSSTIQDDDMVSRLVQEVCKSVTYMAKRRIGALIVIERETGLNDYVETGIAINGRVSSELLINIFIPNTPLHDGAVIMRKDVILAAACYLPLSENNSISKELGTRHRAAIGVSEVSDGMSIIVSEETGQVSFAAHGTMNRNLTEEQLAEILTDQLQPLSKGKSMGSRWQWRRKHG
- a CDS encoding aspartyl-phosphate phosphatase Spo0E family protein, with the translated sequence MSKNDVLLQIERLRKELNEQYKTQASITPELVELSVRLDHLLNKLHLHP
- a CDS encoding CdaR family protein, which gives rise to MDKWLNSHWFARAVALLLAVMMWMVVNLETEQTTTPEASQPVFIDGVNLHVKYDTDRFQVVKQQRTVKVALESNNPFYRHNFFPADSWEVYVDATGLGKGTHKVPVQYKGFPDEVKVGIIPNIVEITLEEKKTVEREVNVEMLGVVAPGYTAGEPIVKPFRALVRVPESQVDKVAAVKASVDLEGATSAIKTTVPLKVVDKSGNVIQGADVVPLTVEVNIPVTSPFIKVPVKLNLTNEMPNGYSLASVDMNVDEVTVFGPKEVIDAMKATTYPGPEIDLSNITSDRLLELKIPVMDNIVKVEPEYLKVSLKVVPSTTKRLEKIPIRISGLSENLQAKVLSTDGQEMSTIDFDAVGAAQILGQLRPEDLQVVADVSNMPAGVYEIALNYIFNQSDYIKPSESAPKKVTVEITNKQR